The following are encoded in a window of Caldicellulosiruptor danielii genomic DNA:
- a CDS encoding class I SAM-dependent rRNA methyltransferase yields the protein MAKVFLAKGKGLRVENGHPWVFKYEVQKIDGEFEDGDIVDVLNFKGKFVGKGFINSKSQILVRLLTRKNEEINIDFFRKRVQDAWNYRKSIGYTQNCRLIFAEADFLPGLIVDKFGDVLVMQTLSKGVDKFKDKLVEILVEVVNPKAIYERNDARVREIEGLDLRKGFLYGSSSIEVEIEENGIKMIVDIENGQKTGYFLDQKENRVAIRNFVKDKVVLDCFCHTGGFTINAAKFGASKVIGVDISDTAIEQAVKNAKLNRVESKCEFVVANVFDYLNELDDKKEKYDMIILDPPAFAKSIQSLENAKRGYKEINLRAMKILKKGGILVTCSCSHYMKPDLFFEVIKDAAKDAKKTLRLIEYRTQAKDHPYLINYEESLYLKCFIFQVL from the coding sequence ATGGCAAAAGTGTTTTTGGCAAAAGGGAAAGGACTGAGAGTGGAAAACGGTCATCCGTGGGTTTTTAAGTATGAAGTGCAGAAGATTGATGGGGAGTTCGAGGATGGAGATATTGTTGACGTGTTAAACTTTAAAGGAAAGTTTGTGGGAAAAGGATTTATAAATTCCAAGTCTCAAATACTTGTAAGACTTCTTACACGCAAAAATGAAGAGATCAATATTGACTTTTTTAGAAAAAGAGTTCAAGATGCCTGGAATTACAGAAAAAGTATAGGTTATACACAAAATTGCCGTCTCATATTTGCTGAAGCTGATTTCTTACCGGGACTTATTGTTGACAAGTTTGGCGATGTTCTTGTAATGCAGACATTGTCAAAAGGTGTTGACAAGTTTAAAGATAAACTGGTAGAAATATTAGTTGAGGTTGTCAATCCTAAAGCTATATATGAGAGAAATGATGCAAGGGTGAGAGAAATTGAAGGACTTGATTTGAGAAAAGGATTTTTATATGGCAGCTCGTCTATAGAAGTTGAGATAGAAGAAAATGGTATTAAAATGATAGTGGATATAGAAAATGGGCAAAAAACAGGATATTTTTTGGACCAGAAAGAGAACAGAGTTGCAATAAGGAACTTTGTTAAGGATAAAGTGGTTTTGGACTGTTTCTGTCACACAGGAGGATTTACAATAAATGCTGCTAAGTTCGGTGCATCAAAAGTTATAGGTGTTGATATTTCAGATACAGCCATTGAACAAGCAGTAAAAAATGCTAAGTTAAACCGAGTTGAATCAAAATGTGAATTTGTGGTTGCAAATGTTTTTGATTATCTGAATGAACTTGATGACAAGAAAGAAAAATACGATATGATAATACTTGATCCTCCTGCATTTGCAAAAAGCATACAATCTTTGGAAAATGCAAAAAGAGGTTATAAAGAAATAAATTTGCGAGCTATGAAGATACTCAAAAAGGGTGGAATTCTTGTGACCTGTTCATGTTCACATTATATGAAACCAGACTTGTTTTTTGAGGTTATTAAAGATGCTGCAAAGGATGCTAAAAAGACCTTAAGACTCATTGAATACAGAACACAGGCAAAAGACCATCCATATCTTATCAACTATGAAGAGTCTTTGTACCTCAAATGTTTTATTTTTCAGGTCTTATAA
- a CDS encoding RsmF rRNA methyltransferase first C-terminal domain-containing protein: protein MNLPEEFLSKMKEILNDDFDQFLKVYDFDSYKGFRVNTAKVSVEEFIKKMGIKFEKVPWCKDGFYYTDEIRLSKHPYYFAGLVYIQEPSAMFSVEALDVKEGEKVLDLCAAPGGKSIQIAARLGQNGLLVSNDVKPSRIKPLVKNVENLGLTNIVILNNKPKEIAESYGAYFDKILVDAPCSGEGMFRKDPTAAKKWASNHPEKYVNLQRSIMTEVDELLKVGGEIVYSTCTFEVEENEGIIDWFLKKHKNYEVVEIKKYEGFSDGIEINGNENLKKAVRIYPHRVRGEGHFICKLKKVRESGTEWTFQPQRFEVDSEDLKIIEKFCNKYLNIDLSHFKDRLFYKKASKLYLGFDGPFDKITPLRNGLLLGEVYKGRFYPSAHLIASLKCENLKVAINFSQDDERLWRYLKGETIENKENLNGFVGICVDGFTLGWGKAEGHIIKNYFPKGWRLE from the coding sequence TTGAACTTACCAGAAGAGTTCTTGTCAAAGATGAAAGAGATTTTAAATGATGATTTTGACCAGTTTTTAAAAGTATATGACTTTGACAGTTATAAAGGCTTTAGGGTTAACACTGCCAAAGTTTCAGTTGAAGAGTTTATAAAGAAAATGGGAATTAAATTTGAAAAGGTTCCATGGTGCAAAGATGGTTTTTACTACACCGATGAGATAAGACTGAGCAAACACCCGTACTATTTTGCTGGGCTTGTATACATTCAAGAGCCATCTGCCATGTTTTCAGTTGAGGCTTTAGATGTAAAGGAAGGCGAAAAAGTCTTGGACTTGTGTGCCGCACCTGGAGGAAAGAGCATTCAGATAGCAGCAAGACTTGGCCAAAATGGCTTACTTGTTTCCAATGATGTAAAGCCATCAAGAATCAAGCCACTTGTGAAAAATGTTGAAAATCTTGGGCTTACAAATATTGTAATCCTGAACAACAAGCCGAAAGAGATAGCTGAAAGCTATGGCGCATATTTTGACAAGATTTTAGTTGACGCACCTTGTTCTGGTGAGGGAATGTTTCGAAAAGACCCGACAGCAGCTAAAAAATGGGCTTCTAATCATCCTGAAAAGTATGTTAATCTGCAGAGAAGTATAATGACAGAGGTAGATGAACTTTTAAAAGTAGGTGGCGAGATAGTTTATTCTACCTGTACGTTTGAAGTAGAAGAGAATGAAGGAATTATTGACTGGTTCTTGAAAAAACATAAAAATTACGAAGTTGTTGAGATAAAAAAATATGAGGGTTTTTCGGATGGGATTGAGATAAATGGCAATGAAAATTTGAAAAAAGCGGTGAGAATTTACCCACACAGGGTCAGAGGCGAGGGACATTTTATTTGCAAGCTAAAAAAGGTGAGAGAAAGCGGAACTGAGTGGACTTTTCAGCCACAAAGATTTGAGGTGGACAGCGAGGATTTAAAAATTATTGAAAAGTTTTGCAATAAATACTTAAACATAGATTTAAGTCACTTCAAGGATAGGTTGTTTTATAAAAAAGCAAGCAAACTATATTTGGGTTTTGACGGACCTTTTGATAAAATAACACCGCTTCGAAATGGTCTTTTGCTGGGAGAAGTTTACAAAGGAAGATTTTATCCTTCTGCTCATTTGATTGCGAGTTTAAAGTGCGAAAATCTCAAGGTTGCTATTAACTTTTCTCAAGATGATGAAAGGCTGTGGAGGTATTTAAAAGGCGAGACAATAGAGAATAAAGAAAATCTAAATGGATTTGTAGGAATATGTGTAGATGGCTTTACCCTTGGATGGGGTAAAGCAGAGGGACATATAATAAAAAATTATTTTCCAAAAGGATGGAGATTGGAATAA
- a CDS encoding pseudouridine synthase: MRLDKFLTHCGFGSRSQVKKLIREGTVTVNRKRVAKVDFKINPEEDVVEVDGRVVKFSRRIYIMMNKPKGYVCSNDDPASLTVFSLISDDLKYRDLHTVGRLDKDAEGLLIITDDGEYTHRVISPRKRIEKEYLVRLEKEVDEERLKEFENGIILDDGYKTLPAKYIIIDSITVKLCIYEGKYHQVKRMFEAIGNKVVDLKRLRIGGLNLDKSLKPGEYRVMKEEEAYLVFGK, from the coding sequence ATGAGACTTGACAAGTTTCTGACTCACTGCGGTTTTGGTTCACGAAGTCAGGTTAAAAAACTAATAAGAGAAGGAACTGTGACTGTAAATAGGAAACGAGTAGCAAAAGTTGATTTTAAGATTAATCCCGAAGAAGATGTAGTAGAAGTCGATGGCAGGGTTGTAAAGTTCAGTAGACGGATTTATATCATGATGAACAAACCGAAAGGTTATGTGTGCTCAAATGACGACCCGGCATCACTTACAGTGTTCTCACTTATTTCTGATGATTTAAAGTATCGAGATTTGCATACAGTTGGAAGGCTTGACAAAGATGCAGAAGGTCTTTTGATAATTACAGATGATGGTGAATATACGCACAGAGTTATCTCACCCAGAAAAAGAATTGAAAAAGAGTATTTAGTAAGGCTTGAAAAAGAGGTGGATGAGGAAAGATTAAAAGAGTTTGAAAATGGTATTATTTTAGATGATGGTTATAAGACACTTCCTGCGAAATATATTATTATTGATAGTATCACAGTCAAATTGTGTATATATGAAGGTAAATATCATCAGGTTAAAAGGATGTTCGAAGCAATTGGAAATAAGGTTGTGGACTTAAAACGTCTGAGAATAGGAGGTCTTAATTTAGACAAAAGTCTAAAACCGGGTGAATACAGGGTGATGAAAGAAGAAGAGGCTTATTTAGTATTTGGTAAGTAA
- a CDS encoding ECF transporter S component, whose amino-acid sequence MKQVELKNLVKVSIFGALAFVVMLIEFPLGIFPDFLKLDFSDCVALIISFALGPAWGVSVEFLKNVLHLFVTKTAGIGEFANFMIGGFFVYIAGYIYAKNRTKKGAAVALIISTIAFSFWAGLLNYFVLLPLYEKALKFPISDIVKIAAKVNALVTDKITLILFSIIPFNLVKGTIVSVVTFVLYKRLSKIVKR is encoded by the coding sequence ATGAAACAGGTTGAGCTAAAAAATCTTGTTAAGGTTTCAATCTTTGGTGCTTTGGCATTTGTTGTAATGCTTATAGAGTTTCCTTTAGGGATATTTCCGGATTTTTTAAAGCTTGATTTTAGTGACTGTGTAGCATTGATAATTTCGTTTGCTCTTGGACCTGCTTGGGGTGTGAGTGTTGAATTTTTGAAAAATGTACTTCATCTGTTTGTTACCAAAACGGCCGGGATAGGCGAATTTGCTAACTTTATGATTGGCGGCTTTTTTGTGTACATTGCAGGATACATATATGCCAAGAATAGAACTAAAAAAGGTGCTGCAGTAGCTCTTATTATTTCTACCATTGCATTTTCTTTCTGGGCAGGCTTACTAAATTATTTTGTGCTTCTACCTCTTTACGAAAAAGCTTTGAAATTTCCAATCTCAGATATAGTAAAAATTGCTGCGAAGGTAAATGCTCTTGTCACAGATAAGATTACATTAATTTTGTTTTCAATAATACCATTTAATTTAGTAAAAGGTACAATTGTTTCGGTGGTTACTTTTGTCCTTTATAAAAGGTTGTCGAAGATAGTAAAAAGATAG
- a CDS encoding Asp23/Gls24 family envelope stress response protein codes for MSVHFENEFGKIEITNDCIATIIGLSCMESYGVVGMASKSVADGIVTLLGRENLQKGIKVLAENGVVNVDIHIIVEYGTRIPVVAENIRERVSYAIEKYTGLKPGAINIFVDGIRL; via the coding sequence ATGAGTGTTCATTTTGAAAATGAATTTGGAAAGATAGAGATTACCAATGATTGTATTGCTACAATAATTGGACTTTCATGTATGGAAAGCTATGGTGTTGTTGGCATGGCATCAAAGAGTGTAGCAGACGGGATAGTTACACTTCTTGGCAGGGAAAACTTGCAAAAAGGCATAAAGGTTTTGGCTGAAAACGGTGTTGTCAATGTTGATATTCACATAATTGTGGAATACGGCACCAGAATTCCTGTTGTTGCTGAAAATATCAGAGAAAGAGTTTCATATGCTATTGAAAAATACACAGGTTTAAAACCGGGGGCTATAAATATCTTTGTAGATGGTATTCGTTTGTAA
- a CDS encoding DAK2 domain-containing protein, translated as MKFLTADALKDMLKAANNYLKLHIDKINSLNVFPVPDGDTGTNMSATLDSSIKEINGKTFENVDKLMSAVAFGSLKGARGNSGVILSQLLRGFAKELKGKDVIDIPTFVACLKSASASAYKAVMKPTEGTMLTVARGIAEDVEKEVAEGIVSEIEDLLEVCVISGKKWLTKTPEMLSILKEANVVDSGGMGLVIIFEGMYKFLKEGMIFEEPSQQEVFTVLTFKPEDIKFTYCTEFFITGLKKNIEKEFKEYLETIGDSIIVIQDGNILKTHVHTNMPGKVIEKALKYGELINIKIDNMKYQHQEFISKRENPDTEVQTQVEVITKEYGFVAVSQGEGFNEILKGLGVDFIIEGGQTMNPSAEDFVNAIKNVPAKNVFIFPNNKNVIMSAELSLQLVNTNKNVVIIKTTNIPECIAALIKFDLNKSIEENIKLMQEAIDSVKVVEITHAVRDTKINGFEIEKGDFIGISKKEIVACDKDMQKVALACVEKIVDSTTQILSIYYGKDVTLEDIEVLVKHIQERYPKIDIESYDSGNEIYQLIIVAEM; from the coding sequence ATGAAATTTTTAACTGCAGATGCATTAAAAGATATGTTAAAAGCTGCAAATAATTATTTAAAATTGCACATAGATAAGATAAACTCTTTAAACGTCTTTCCAGTACCAGACGGTGACACAGGCACCAATATGTCTGCAACTCTTGACAGCAGCATAAAAGAGATAAACGGGAAAACTTTTGAAAATGTAGACAAACTTATGAGTGCAGTTGCTTTTGGCAGTTTAAAAGGTGCACGCGGGAATTCTGGAGTGATTCTATCTCAGCTTTTGCGAGGATTTGCCAAAGAGCTAAAAGGCAAAGATGTTATAGATATACCAACATTTGTTGCTTGTTTGAAATCTGCTTCTGCAAGTGCTTACAAAGCAGTGATGAAACCTACAGAAGGGACTATGCTTACAGTTGCACGTGGGATTGCAGAGGATGTTGAAAAAGAAGTGGCAGAGGGTATTGTGAGCGAAATAGAGGATTTGCTGGAAGTATGTGTTATAAGCGGAAAGAAATGGCTTACAAAGACTCCAGAGATGCTTTCTATTTTGAAAGAGGCAAATGTAGTTGACAGTGGTGGTATGGGACTTGTCATAATTTTCGAAGGGATGTATAAATTCTTAAAAGAAGGGATGATATTTGAAGAGCCATCACAGCAGGAAGTTTTTACAGTCCTCACTTTTAAGCCTGAAGATATTAAGTTTACTTACTGTACAGAGTTTTTTATTACCGGTTTGAAAAAGAATATTGAAAAAGAATTTAAAGAATATCTTGAGACAATTGGTGATTCAATTATTGTAATCCAGGACGGTAACATTCTCAAAACTCACGTTCACACAAATATGCCTGGCAAGGTAATAGAAAAGGCTTTGAAGTATGGTGAGCTTATAAATATAAAAATTGATAATATGAAATATCAGCACCAGGAGTTTATAAGTAAAAGAGAAAACCCTGATACAGAAGTTCAAACCCAGGTTGAAGTTATTACAAAAGAATATGGTTTTGTAGCTGTATCACAGGGAGAAGGATTCAATGAAATATTAAAAGGCTTGGGTGTTGATTTTATAATTGAAGGCGGACAGACTATGAATCCAAGCGCTGAAGACTTTGTAAATGCTATAAAGAATGTACCTGCCAAAAATGTATTTATTTTCCCAAACAATAAAAACGTGATTATGTCTGCAGAGCTTTCTTTGCAGCTGGTAAATACAAATAAAAATGTAGTGATTATAAAAACAACCAACATTCCTGAGTGCATTGCTGCGCTGATAAAGTTTGATTTGAACAAGAGTATTGAAGAAAATATAAAGCTTATGCAAGAGGCTATAGACTCAGTAAAGGTTGTAGAAATAACTCATGCAGTAAGAGATACAAAAATAAACGGATTTGAGATTGAAAAAGGAGATTTTATAGGGATTTCAAAAAAAGAAATTGTGGCATGCGACAAAGATATGCAAAAAGTAGCTCTGGCTTGTGTGGAAAAAATTGTTGATTCTACAACCCAGATTTTGAGTATCTACTATGGTAAAGATGTGACCTTGGAAGATATAGAGGTGCTTGTTAAACACATACAAGAAAGATACCCGAAAATTGACATTGAAAGTTATGATAGTGGAAATGAAATTTATCAATTAATTATTGTGGCAGAGATGTGA
- the recG gene encoding ATP-dependent DNA helicase RecG, translating to MNVLEKDIRYLKGVGENREKLFRKLGIKKAEDLLWHIPRKYLDYSRLKKIRELCDGEIESFVAKVAGKPVEIETKSVKIIKIPVEDSTGVVTTVWFNQDYIKNVLKEGEIFCFSGKIERKGFYIEVKNPEFEKYDQHLLHTGRIVPVYNSTEGLSQKVIRNIVDNLLQQVNGMLIDIIPPYIRQKYNLRDINFAIKNIHFPENKLSLELARKRLVFEEFYLLQLSLLLLKENIEKNEGIKIENAQSSLKEFEKLLPFELTEAQKRVLSEIAQDLESTKQMNRLIQGDVGCGKTVVALASAYATIKAGYQVALMAPTEVLALQHYNECKKYFSNKFNVRLLIGSTPKKEKEIILKELEHGLCKMIIGTHALIQDEVKFKNLGLAITDEQHRFGVIQRVELTKKGSSPNILVMTATPIPRTLSLVLYGDLDISIIDQLPPGRKKILTYAVDESFRQRVYNFIKKQLDEGRQVYWICPLIEESETLNAKSAVEFAKSLKEGFFNDYNVGCLHGKLSAKERDKILNDFKDGHIQILVSTTVVEVGINVPNATVMVIENAERFGLAQLHQLRGRVGRGEHQSYCILFNQSDSEIAKKRMIAISRSQNGFEIAEMDLKLRGPGDLFGTKQHGIMNFKVADIINDMDILKQARIAAEETIRLNLVDNKLLEKINKQFYNNIENIGL from the coding sequence ATGAATGTTCTTGAAAAAGATATTAGATATTTGAAAGGTGTGGGCGAAAACAGAGAAAAACTGTTTAGGAAGCTGGGTATAAAAAAAGCCGAGGATTTACTCTGGCACATACCACGAAAATATCTTGATTATAGTAGGCTAAAGAAAATACGAGAGCTTTGCGATGGTGAGATAGAGTCATTTGTTGCAAAGGTTGCTGGTAAGCCTGTGGAGATAGAAACAAAGTCAGTAAAGATAATAAAAATTCCTGTTGAAGATAGTACAGGCGTTGTTACAACAGTATGGTTTAACCAGGACTATATAAAAAATGTTTTGAAAGAAGGAGAGATATTCTGCTTTTCTGGGAAGATTGAAAGAAAAGGTTTTTATATTGAGGTCAAAAATCCTGAATTTGAGAAATATGACCAACATCTTCTTCATACAGGCAGGATTGTTCCTGTATACAATTCTACAGAAGGTCTTTCTCAAAAGGTAATTAGAAATATCGTGGACAATCTTCTACAGCAAGTTAATGGAATGCTTATAGATATTATTCCGCCTTATATAAGGCAAAAATATAATTTAAGGGATATCAATTTTGCAATAAAAAATATTCATTTTCCAGAAAACAAATTGAGCTTAGAACTTGCAAGGAAAAGGCTTGTGTTTGAAGAATTTTATCTTCTTCAGCTTTCCCTTTTGCTTCTAAAAGAAAACATAGAAAAAAACGAAGGAATAAAAATTGAAAATGCACAAAGTAGCTTGAAAGAATTTGAAAAGCTTCTTCCGTTTGAGTTGACCGAGGCACAAAAAAGAGTGCTATCAGAGATTGCACAGGATTTAGAGAGTACAAAACAGATGAACAGGCTTATCCAAGGCGATGTTGGTTGCGGAAAGACGGTTGTAGCTTTGGCAAGCGCATATGCAACAATAAAGGCTGGATATCAGGTTGCACTGATGGCACCAACCGAGGTTTTGGCTTTGCAGCATTATAACGAATGTAAGAAGTACTTTAGTAATAAATTCAATGTAAGACTTCTAATTGGGTCAACTCCAAAAAAAGAAAAGGAAATAATCTTAAAAGAGCTTGAACATGGACTTTGCAAAATGATCATTGGAACCCATGCACTTATCCAAGATGAGGTAAAGTTTAAAAACCTTGGTTTAGCGATCACTGATGAACAGCACAGGTTTGGAGTTATCCAAAGAGTAGAACTCACAAAAAAAGGAAGTTCACCAAACATTCTTGTTATGACAGCAACTCCAATACCTCGAACTTTGAGTTTGGTTTTATATGGAGACCTTGATATTTCTATTATTGACCAACTACCTCCCGGCAGAAAAAAAATTTTGACATACGCTGTTGATGAGAGTTTTCGCCAACGGGTGTACAATTTCATAAAAAAACAGTTAGATGAGGGAAGACAGGTTTATTGGATATGTCCTCTGATTGAAGAGTCAGAAACTTTGAATGCTAAATCGGCAGTTGAATTTGCGAAATCCTTAAAAGAAGGATTTTTTAATGACTACAATGTGGGTTGCTTGCACGGGAAGCTTTCTGCAAAAGAGAGAGACAAAATCTTAAATGATTTTAAAGATGGACACATTCAAATATTAGTTTCAACCACAGTTGTTGAGGTTGGAATAAACGTTCCAAATGCCACAGTGATGGTGATTGAGAACGCTGAGAGATTTGGACTTGCCCAGCTGCATCAGCTAAGGGGGCGAGTTGGCAGAGGTGAGCACCAATCGTATTGTATTTTGTTTAATCAAAGTGATTCAGAGATTGCCAAAAAAAGGATGATAGCTATATCCAGAAGTCAGAACGGATTTGAAATTGCTGAAATGGATTTAAAACTTCGAGGTCCTGGTGATTTGTTTGGGACAAAACAGCATGGTATCATGAACTTTAAAGTAGCCGATATCATAAATGATATGGATATTTTAAAGCAAGCAAGAATTGCCGCAGAAGAGACGATTAGACTCAATCTTGTTGATAACAAACTTTTAGAGAAAATCAACAAACAGTTTTACAATAATATAGAAAATATTGGCCTTTAA
- a CDS encoding alpha/beta-type small acid-soluble spore protein: MARNRKLVPEATKALDQLKAEVASSIGVPLKPGYNGDLTAKQAGSIGGYMVKRMIQDYENRAAGK; encoded by the coding sequence ATGGCAAGAAATAGAAAGCTTGTACCGGAAGCAACAAAGGCTCTTGACCAGTTAAAAGCAGAGGTAGCAAGCTCAATTGGTGTTCCGTTGAAACCAGGTTACAATGGTGATTTGACAGCAAAACAGGCAGGTTCAATTGGTGGTTATATGGTAAAAAGAATGATTCAGGATTATGAAAATAGAGCAGCAGGTAAATAA
- the rsmD gene encoding 16S rRNA (guanine(966)-N(2))-methyltransferase RsmD, with product MRVISGQQKGRKLKSANIEGLRPTSDRVKEAIFNMIAPFLNEKLIVADFFAGTGSVGIEFLSRGVKEVVFVEKDVRCINLIKENLKNLDLLKRAKIIKGDVIRFLKSKNCPIFDIIFLDPPYKSGYAKECISEIIENNRINENGLIIVESNLEFRYEDENISILREREYGDTKITIFCFGGKKS from the coding sequence ATGAGGGTTATAAGTGGCCAGCAAAAAGGTAGAAAATTAAAAAGTGCAAATATTGAAGGGTTAAGACCTACATCAGATAGAGTAAAAGAAGCTATTTTTAATATGATAGCACCTTTTTTGAATGAAAAGCTTATTGTAGCTGATTTTTTTGCAGGGACGGGAAGTGTGGGGATTGAATTTTTATCGCGTGGTGTGAAAGAAGTTGTATTTGTTGAAAAAGATGTTAGGTGCATTAATCTAATAAAGGAAAACCTTAAAAATTTGGATTTGTTAAAAAGGGCGAAGATAATAAAAGGTGATGTAATAAGATTTTTGAAGTCTAAAAACTGTCCAATATTTGATATTATATTCTTAGACCCTCCATACAAGTCTGGTTATGCAAAAGAATGTATTTCTGAAATAATAGAAAATAATAGAATCAATGAAAATGGTCTTATAATTGTTGAATCTAATTTAGAGTTTCGGTACGAAGATGAAAACATTTCTATTTTGAGAGAGAGAGAATATGGTGATACTAAGATCACAATATTCTGTTTTGGGGGTAAGAAAAGTTGA
- the coaD gene encoding pantetheine-phosphate adenylyltransferase: protein MKIGVYPGSFDPVTNGHLDIIERASKIFDKLIVAVLVNPNKTPVFDIEERVELLKETTEHLPNVEVKAFKGLLIDFMKQENAKVIVKGLRAVSDFEYEFQMALLNKKLEPSIETIFMMTNSKYSYLSSSMVKEVARFGGCIEDLVPEKIAKKVMKKLNKKYAETEENK from the coding sequence TTGAAGATAGGAGTATATCCGGGAAGTTTTGACCCTGTTACAAATGGTCACCTTGATATAATTGAAAGGGCTTCGAAAATTTTTGATAAATTAATTGTGGCTGTTCTGGTCAATCCAAATAAAACTCCTGTGTTTGACATTGAAGAGAGGGTTGAACTTTTAAAAGAGACAACAGAGCATCTGCCGAATGTTGAGGTAAAAGCTTTTAAAGGTCTTTTAATTGATTTTATGAAACAGGAAAATGCCAAGGTCATAGTAAAGGGATTGAGGGCAGTGTCCGACTTTGAATATGAATTTCAGATGGCACTTTTGAACAAAAAACTTGAACCTTCGATTGAAACAATCTTTATGATGACAAATAGCAAGTATTCATACCTCAGTTCAAGCATGGTCAAAGAAGTTGCAAGATTTGGCGGATGCATAGAAGACTTAGTTCCTGAAAAGATTGCTAAAAAGGTAATGAAAAAATTGAATAAGAAATATGCAGAAACGGAGGAAAATAAGTGA
- a CDS encoding ATPase, giving the protein MGELSILELLERMEEIIENSKSIPFTSKVMVEKDELLEIIKEIRLLLPQELSQVKWAKEERKKILERAQKEAEAIINDAESKVKGLVDETEIVKLAEKRAEEIIQKAKEHAKEYRLMAQSYTIELLEQTKKTIEDIVKELNDNIDQIRQKNS; this is encoded by the coding sequence ATGGGTGAGCTGAGCATATTAGAGCTTTTAGAGAGAATGGAGGAAATAATAGAAAATAGCAAATCAATACCATTTACATCAAAGGTCATGGTGGAAAAGGATGAGCTTTTAGAGATAATAAAAGAAATAAGGCTTTTGCTGCCGCAGGAACTTTCTCAAGTCAAGTGGGCAAAAGAAGAGAGGAAGAAGATTTTAGAGAGAGCTCAAAAGGAAGCAGAAGCAATCATAAATGATGCGGAGAGCAAGGTAAAAGGTCTTGTGGATGAGACAGAGATTGTCAAATTGGCAGAGAAGAGGGCAGAGGAGATTATCCAAAAAGCAAAAGAACATGCAAAAGAATATAGACTCATGGCCCAAAGTTATACCATCGAGCTTTTAGAGCAAACAAAGAAGACTATTGAAGATATTGTAAAAGAACTAAATGATAATATTGACCAAATAAGACAGAAAAACTCATAG
- a CDS encoding nucleoside recognition protein, protein MREIFNFTVIILCILYFFSMFLNPQLIIQSTTKSAFIWWEKVLPSLFPYFLVINVVIESKLINYLSNIFFLPSKKIFKLSSNGLLAMIIGMLTGYPVGSKMVCNLYSQKLISKTEAVRLLYFVNNSGPLYIIGTVGINLLSSKKYGYMLFFAHILASLTIALCTSRLAQSDIPSTSTHYKLLNFDIGKVLSKSVKDSVESILIIGGFITLFFNLNNVLEYFKIYHSICSLFRFTGADDILIKGLLYGLFEITNGSVQINTNSFPVWQKLIASELIISWGGLSVHFQTISFLSTAGLQSFPYIIGKLIHCALATAIICVFLIIIPL, encoded by the coding sequence TTGAGAGAGATATTTAACTTTACCGTAATAATATTATGTATACTTTATTTTTTTTCTATGTTTTTAAATCCTCAACTTATTATTCAGTCAACAACTAAATCAGCATTCATATGGTGGGAAAAAGTCCTGCCTTCTCTTTTCCCATACTTTTTGGTTATAAACGTAGTTATCGAATCAAAACTTATAAACTATCTTTCAAATATCTTCTTTTTGCCCTCCAAAAAGATATTCAAACTTTCATCAAATGGACTTTTAGCAATGATAATAGGAATGTTAACAGGATATCCAGTCGGTAGCAAGATGGTATGTAACCTATATAGCCAAAAATTAATCAGTAAAACCGAAGCTGTAAGGCTCCTTTATTTTGTAAATAACTCTGGTCCTCTTTATATTATTGGAACGGTTGGAATTAATCTGCTTAGCTCTAAAAAGTATGGATATATGCTTTTTTTTGCTCATATACTCGCAAGCCTGACAATAGCTTTGTGTACTTCTCGGCTTGCACAAAGTGATATACCGTCAACTTCCACACATTACAAACTTTTGAATTTTGATATTGGAAAGGTTCTATCAAAATCAGTCAAAGACTCAGTTGAGTCCATACTCATTATAGGCGGTTTTATAACTCTCTTTTTCAACTTGAATAACGTCCTCGAATATTTCAAAATTTATCATTCAATATGTAGCCTCTTCAGATTTACAGGTGCAGATGATATTCTCATAAAGGGACTTTTATATGGCTTGTTTGAAATAACAAATGGTAGTGTGCAAATTAATACAAACTCTTTTCCTGTCTGGCAAAAATTGATAGCATCTGAGCTTATTATTTCCTGGGGCGGACTTAGTGTACACTTTCAAACCATATCCTTTTTGAGCACAGCAGGTTTGCAATCTTTCCCCTATATCATTGGAAAATTGATTCATTGTGCTTTAGCTACAGCTATCATTTGTGTGTTTCTAATAATTATACCACTATGA